One genomic segment of Pongo abelii isolate AG06213 chromosome 13, NHGRI_mPonAbe1-v2.0_pri, whole genome shotgun sequence includes these proteins:
- the GPR21 gene encoding probable G-protein coupled receptor 21 produces MNSTLDGNQSSHPFCLLAFGYLETVNFCLLEVLIIVFLTVLIISGNIIVIFVFHCAPLLNHHTTSYFIQTMAYADLFVGVSCVVPSLSLLHHPLPVEESLTCQIFGFVVSVLKSVSMASLACISIDRYIAITKPLTYNTLVTPWRLRLCIFLIWLYSTLVFLPSFFHWGKPGYHGDVFQWCAESWHTDSYFTLFIVMMLYAPAALIVCFTYFNIFRICQQHTKEISERQARFSSQSGETGEVQACPDKRYAMVLFRITSVFYILWLPYIIYFLLESSTGHSNRFASFLTTWLAISNSFCNCVIYSLSNSVFQRGLKRLSGAMCTSCASQTTANDPYTVRSKGPLNGCHI; encoded by the coding sequence atgAACTCCACCTTGGATGGTAATCAGAGCAGCCACCCTTTTTGCCTCTTGGCATTTGGCTATTTGGAAACTGTCAATTTTTGCCTTTTGGAAGTGTTGATTATTGTCTTTCTAACTGTATTGATTATTTCTGGCAACATcattgtgatttttgtatttcactGTGCACCTTTGTTGAACCATCATACTACAAGTTATTTTATCCAGACTATGGCATATGCTGACCTTTTTGTTGGGGTGAGCTGCGTGGTCCCTTCTTTATCACTCCTCCATCACCCCCTTCCAGTAGAGGAGTCCTTGACCTGCCAGATATTTGGTTTTGTAGTATCAGTTCTGAAGAGTGTCTCCATGGCTTCTCTGGCTTGTATCAGCATTGATAGATACATTGCCATTACTAAACCTTTAACCTATAATACTCTGGTTACACCCTGGAGACTACGCCTGTGTATTTTCCTGATTTGGCTATACTCGACCCtggtcttcctgccttcctttttccACTGGGGCAAACCTGGATATCATGGAGATGTGTTTCAGTGGTGTGCGGAGTCCTGGCACACCGACTCCTACTTCACCCTGTTCATCGTGATGATGTTATATGCCCCAGCAGCCCTTATTGTCTGCTTCACCTATTTCAACATCTTCCGCATCTGCCAACAGCACACAAAGGAAATCAGCGAAAGGCAAGCCCGCTTCAGCAGCCAGAGTGGGGAGACTGGGGAAGTGCAGGCCTGTCCTGATAAGCGCTATGCCATGGTCCTGTTTCGAATCACTAGTGTATTTTACATCCTCTGGTTGCCATATATCATCTACTTCTTGTTGGAAAGCTCCACTGGCCACAGCAACCGCTTCGCATCCTTCTTGACCACCTGGCTTGCTATTAGTAACAGTTTCTGCAACTGTGTCATTTATAGTCTCTCCAACAGTGTATTCCAAAGAGGACTAAAGCGCCTCTCGGGGGCTATGTGTACTTCTTGTGCAAGTCAGACTACAGCCAACGACCCTTACACAGTTAGAAGCAAAGGCCCTCTTAATGGATGTCATATCTGA